The Novipirellula caenicola genome includes a region encoding these proteins:
- the holA gene encoding DNA polymerase III subunit delta, protein MAILNAFEMLTKPPAQLPSMAAVFGPDTTLRTWVISALSSDGDVTSFDGETVRWSDLRDDLATASLFDFDGKRTIVIRDADKFVSNHRPELEKYAANPGESNRFVMEMTTLASNTKLYKAIAGDHLAVACTASTDKKLGITAANRRKFLCNYVAKRHGAALSGEAADALIEMLGEEIGMIETEIAKLALYKPPGETIDEPLVREVVAGWQGKTVWQITEAIATGNAAEALLQLDKLMSGGQRPIALLPQIAWSLRRLGMATAVVEHREREGRSVQLEDALASAGIHRPSDIQQSKAQLRGLGRARGKQLLPWLLDADLRLKGTHSADGRDRFLLEHLVMRLAKAAPQK, encoded by the coding sequence ATGGCGATTCTGAACGCCTTTGAAATGTTAACCAAGCCACCGGCGCAATTGCCGTCGATGGCCGCCGTGTTTGGTCCCGACACCACGCTACGGACATGGGTTATTTCGGCGTTGTCTTCTGATGGCGACGTCACCTCGTTTGATGGTGAAACGGTTCGCTGGTCTGATCTCCGTGATGACCTGGCCACTGCGTCGCTGTTTGATTTTGATGGAAAACGAACGATCGTGATCCGCGATGCCGACAAATTCGTGTCGAATCATCGTCCGGAGCTGGAGAAGTATGCTGCTAATCCAGGCGAGTCCAACCGCTTTGTCATGGAAATGACAACGTTGGCGTCGAACACCAAGTTGTACAAAGCGATTGCGGGCGACCACTTGGCCGTCGCCTGCACCGCCAGCACCGACAAGAAGCTGGGGATCACCGCAGCCAACCGTCGCAAATTTTTGTGCAACTATGTCGCCAAACGGCATGGCGCTGCGTTGTCTGGGGAAGCCGCCGACGCCCTGATCGAAATGCTGGGCGAAGAGATCGGGATGATTGAAACCGAGATCGCCAAGCTGGCACTTTACAAACCGCCCGGAGAAACGATCGACGAACCGCTCGTGCGGGAAGTGGTCGCCGGATGGCAAGGCAAAACGGTGTGGCAAATCACCGAAGCGATCGCGACCGGCAACGCTGCCGAGGCGCTGCTGCAATTAGACAAACTGATGAGCGGCGGTCAGCGGCCAATCGCACTTCTGCCACAGATCGCTTGGTCGCTGCGTCGATTGGGGATGGCCACCGCGGTGGTCGAGCATCGTGAACGCGAAGGCCGCTCGGTGCAGCTCGAAGACGCATTGGCATCGGCGGGAATCCACCGCCCCTCGGACATCCAACAATCCAAAGCTCAGCTGCGAGGCCTCGGGCGAGCCCGCGGCAAACAGCTACTGCCCTGGCTACTGGACGCCGACCTCCGGCTCAAAGGAACGCACAGCGCCGATGGACGCGATCGATTCTTACTCGAACATCTGGTCATGCGGTTAGCCAAAGCCGCGCCGCAGAAGTAG